The DNA window CTTTTTATCTTCAATATTGATAATATGATATCCAAACTGAGTTTCTACAACACCTGTAGCTCCTTTAGGGTTATTCGCCAAATATGTTAAGAATTCAGGAACAAAAGGAGTTTCCGGAGTAGTCCATCCTAAGCTACCACCTTGAGCAGCTGAACTAGGATCGTTAGAAAGCTTAAGGAATTCTGTAAATTTAGCAGGATTTGCTTTTACAACGGCTCCAACAGAGTCTGCTAACTTCTTAGCATCTTCTTTAGATCTTGTAACACCTTCTCCCGCAGGACTTCCTTTGAATGCAATAAGTATATGTCTCGATAATGTAGAATCTGAAGTCTTTTTACCCAAAAGTTTAGAAACAACATAGAAGTTCTGTTCTTTATATGGTCCAAAAGTCTGTCCAACTGCTGCAGTAGCAATTTGCGACTGAAGTGTTTGTGGCAATTGATTTGGTTTCAAATACTGATTATTGAAAGGCATATCAGAGTTTGCCATTACAAACATAGAGTCGTTAGTCGTATTTTGGAAGTTTTCTTTTCCACCACTAGCATCTGTACCTCCTGAGAATATTTTTGTAATCTCTTTTTGAGCAGCTGCGTCATCAGCTGCACTTGGTTTAGAAGGAAAGAAAACAACACCAATATTTCTGCTTGGTTCAGCCTTAAACATCACTGGGTGCTGCTTAATATAGTTAGCTAAATCTTCAGTTTTAACTTTGATATTATTTTTTTGAAGATATGAAGTATAGTCTACTTTCACAAAATCAATATCAGCCATCTGATCTCTCTGTCTCATCAACTCTTCAGCTTCTTTCTTACCTGTAGTGATCCCTGTCGAAATATTAGCAAAAACCTGTCTTGCCATAATTCTATACTCAACAGATTTTCTGGTTTTCAACCATTGGTTGTAACCTTCCGCACTAGAAGTTTTTAACTCTTCGATTTGTTTTTTTAGCTCCTGAGTTTTAAAATTACCTTTTTCATCAAAGAATTGTTTGTTTTGAGCAAACATTTGATCATACTGGATCTGATTCCAGAAATAATCGTCTGTCATTTCAAAACCCATTTTATCAAACTGCTGCTTGATAAGCTTTGATTGCACCAACAACTGCCAAGCCTGTTCTTCAAGACCATTTTTTGGTTGACCTTGTTGGTCTGCTTGTTGTTGTAGCACGAAAAGTTGATCGTTAAACTCTTCGCGGGTAATTTTTTCACCATTTACTTTTCCTAAAACATCAGGATTTTTTCCAAAAACCTTATCAATGCTATCAGGATTTACTAAAAACGCTAAAAGCGCCAGTGCAATTACTCCCATCAAAAGCCAAGGTCTATTCCTAATCTGTCCTAAAATTGCCATTTTATAAATTATAGTTTTTTATCAGGTTGCGAAAATACACATTTTTAAGAAATTACAGAAATCCCAGCCCTTTTTTTAATTTTTAAAATTTAAATTTTGCAAAAAAGGAAATTTTGACCATATTTTTTAATGAAAAACAAATGGCATAGGTATTGTGCATTTTACATTCACATAATATTCTAAGTGTTTTCTAAGCATATTGTGCATAATCACTTTAACGATTTAAAACGATAATGACAATTTGTCATTTGATTTACTATGACAGAATTTGAAGATATTAGTTTGGAGGAAATGATTAGCGATGGATTTGATATTGTTGCAGAAGAGATTAATCTTTCCGACTTTTCGGAAACTGATAAAAATTCCGAACAAAAGATATTTCCTATTCTTCCTGTAAGAAACATGGTTATGTTTCCCAACGTTGTAATTCCTATTACGGCTGGAAGAAAGGCATCTATACAACTTCTCGAAGAAGCTCAGAAAAACGGAGATTTTATCGGAATTGTAAGCCAGAAAAATTCAGAACTAGAGCAGCCCACTGAAAAAGATTTATATCACACAGGAACTTTAGCAAAGATTATCAAGGTCATAAAACTTCCTGAAGGAAATATTACGGCTATTACTAAAGGTTTCCACAGATTTAAAGTTAAAAAATTTATTGAAACGCAACCTTACTTTAAGGCTGAAATCAATAAATTAAAGGATACGAAAGCAAAGAAGCAAGACGAATATGATGCTTTATTAGATAACATTAAAGATTTAGCTTTAAAGATCATTGAACTAGATCCAAATATTCCTAATGCTGCTAATTTTGCAATAAAAAACATCAACAATAATGATGATTTATTAAATTTTATCTGCACCAATGCTAATTTTCCTTCAGTAGAAAAGCAAAAGCTGCTTGAGGAAAAGAGCCTTATGGAAAGAGCCAACAGCTGCTATGAAAAGATGCACGAGGATTATAGAAAGCTGGAACTGAGAAATCAGATCCATCAGAAAACCTCAAAAGATCTTGACAAGCAGCAAAGGGAATACTTTCTAAATCAACAGATCAGAACTATTCAGGAAGAGTTGGGTGGCGGATCTGAAAGTGATGTTGAAGATTTGATCAATAAAGCGAAAGCAAAAAAATGGAGCGATGAAGTTGAAGAACATTTCCTAAAAGAAATCAACAGACTACAAAGACAAAACCCGAACTCACCAGATTATAACGTTCAGAGAAATTATCTTGATTTCTTCACAGATTTACCTTGGGAGACCTTTACAAAAGACATTTTTGATATTGCAAAGGCAGAAAAAGTTTTAGATAAAGCTCATTTTGGTTTAGAAGATATCAAGAAAAGAATTTTGGAACACATGGCTGTTTTGAAATTGAAAAATAATATGAAATCTCCAATTTTATTATTGGTAGGTCCTCCGGGAGTTGGTAAAACTTCTTTAGGAAAATCTGTTGCTGATGCTTTAGGAAGAAAATATGTAAGATTATCATTAGGAGGTCTTCATGATGAAAGTGAGATCCGTGGTCACAGAAAAACGTATATCGGAGCTATGGCCGGAAGAATCCTTCAATCTATCAAAAAATCCGGAACATCGAATCCAGTTATCGTACTTGATGAGATTGATAAGGTGGGACAAGGCATTCATGGTGATCCAAGTTCCGCACTATTAGAAGTCCTGGACCCTGAACAGAATAAAGCATTCTATGACAATTTCTTGGAAATGGGCTATGACTTGTCTAAAGTAATGTTTATTGCCACAGCGAATTCACTTTCAACTATACAGACTCCCCTTCTTGACAGAATGGAGATCATCCAGATCGCTGGTTATACGATGGAAGAAAAAACTGAGATCGCTAAAAGACACCTCATCAAAAAACAGCAGGAAGAAAATGGATTGAATTCCAAATCTTTCAAACTTGGGAATGCAGAGCTTAAACATATTATTGAAGCTCATACTTCAGAAAGTGGAGTTAGAACATTAGAAAAAAGAATTGCATCTATTGCAAGATGGGTGGCATTGCAAACAGCCTTACTTAAGGAATACGACTCTAAAATATCTCTTGAAAAGGTAGATGAAATACTTGGAGTTCCAAGACCTAAAAGTCTATCTGAAATAACAGGAGTTCCGGGAGTAGTAACAGGTTTGGCGTGGACAAGCGTAGGAGGAGATATTTTATTTATAGAAAGCATTCTAAGTAATGGAAAAGGCACTCTTACGATGACTGGTAACTTGGGAACCGTAATGAAAGAGTCTGCAACAATTGCTTTAGAATATATCAAAGCCAGACATAAAGAGCTGGGAATTGATCAGGAAGATATCGAAAAGAAAAACATTCACGTTCACGTTCCGGAAGGTGCTACACCCAAGGATGGACCGTCTGCAGGTATTGCTATGCTGACATCTATGGTTTCTTCATTTAAAAATAAGAAAGTAAAACCTCATTTAGCCATGACAGGCGAAATTACCCTAAGAGGAAAGGTACTTCCTGTTGGCGGAATTAAAGAAAAACTTCTTGCTGCAACAAGAGCCGGAATTAAAGATGTTATTCTTTGTGAGGCCAACAGAAAAGATGTAGAAGAAATCAAGAAAGATTATCTAAAAGATCTGAATGTCCACTATGTTAACAGAATGGAAGACGTTGTTGAGATCGCTATTGAAAAGTAACAACTTCTAAAGTCTGTAAAAAATACATTTCAAAGTGGAGACGTGTTTTTTATTAAAGGCTATATCTGGTGTATGAAATGAAAAATGTAAAGAATTCAAGTTAATTAAATAATAAAAGCCCTTCAATTGAAAGGGTTTTATTATTTTTATACTACAGATTTTGAATTATGAATTTTTTTAAGCTTCCTTTTCTTTTAAAACTTACCCTTGTTATCATGTCTATCATAGGCCTCGGGTATCTATTAGAGGTAGGACAAAGTATTTTAGCTCCCTTTTTTCTGGCTTTTTTAATGGCCATGTTATTTTTACCTTTTTCTAACTTTTTAGAAAAAAAATTAAGATTTCCACGTTCAGTTTCTACGATGATATCTGTAACGGCGATGTTGGTTATATTAGCTGGACTAATATTTTTCTTTGGATCTCAATTATCAAGCTTCAGCAAAGATATTCCTCATTTGAGGATGCAGTTCGACACTGTTTTCAATGGTCTCCAAAACTGGGTATCCCATACATTTCATGTTAAAATACATGAGCAATTGGATTATATTGATCAGGCTTTAAATAAACTCCTTTCATCTTCTGGTGTTATATTAGGATTTACATTTGGAATATTTTCCACAGGGTTAGGCTTTTTGTTATTCTTTATTCTGTTTTTCATTTTTATTTTAAACTACAGAAGAATTTTAAACAATTTTATTGTAAATGTTTTTAGTGAAAAACATAAAGCCAGTGTGCAGGAGGTGGTATCCGAAGTTCGTCTTATGACAAAAAAATATATCATCGGCCTTTGCATTCAGGTGATTATTGTTTCCAGCCTTACCTCAATCGTTCTCACTATCTTAGGCGTAAAATATGCTATCCTTTTAGGTGTTTTAACAGGCTTACTGAATGTTATTCCATATTTAGGAATATGTATCTCTCTTTTGATCTCATGCTTTATTGCCTTTGCAACCGCCACTCCTTCCACATGTATTTACGTAATTATCGGTTATATAGCTGTACATGTAGTAGATGGAAATATAATACTTCCTTTTGTGGTGGGTTCAAAAGTTAAAATCAATGCATTATTTTCCTTTATAGGAATTATTGTTGGAGAACATCTTTGGGGAATTTCAGGAATGTTCCTTTGTATTCCCGCTATAGCAATTATTAAGATAATTTTTGAAAGAGTAGATGGACTGAAACCTTGGGGCAAACTACTAGGCGAAGAAGACCGACCCCACAAAAAGAAAAAGAGCTATAAGATTTCTAAGAATATAACTTTAAAGGAAATGGATTAAGGTTATTAAAAAAAAAGCCCTCTATATTCAGAGGGCTTTAATTTTTATCCTATTGCACAAAGTGGGCTCATTCCATTAGGGCAAGATTGGTTACAAGGGATGTAAGTATGGCTATCCGGACAATATCCAATGTCTGTTCCAGGACCCGGGTCGCCAGGACCACCACCTCCAAGACATGGATCACCAGGGGGAATTTTACATGGACAACCGATAGGGCCTATGTCACAAGGACCAATACCCACCCCACCAATAATTTCTTTTAGATCACTACGATTTAGTTTCTGAAGATTTTTTAACATAATATTATTTATTTAATTTGCCTAACAAATATATAAATTCAAATAACAGGAATGAAATCATTTATCAAAAAAAACATCGAATACTTACATTTTAATTGAAATATATTCATTAATTATATTTTTGTTTTAAATTTGATAAAAATTCTTCAATTATGAAAGCAATAAAATTTATCATTTGTTTACTCTTTGGACTTATGTTTCTTAATGCAGGATTAGATAAGTTCTTACATTACATGCCCATGCCAAAACTTACTGAAGTACAGATAAAATTATACACCGCTTTTGGTGAAATTGGCTGGCTGTTTCCTTTAGTAGGTACTGTGGAAATTGTTGGCGGATTATTATTTATTTTCCCTAAAACACGAGCTCTTGGAGCCATTGTTATCTTACCGGTAATGGTAGGAATTGTCCTGCACAATGCATACAGAGACCCTTCCACAACAGGAATTGCCATCTCACTTGTTCTATTTCTAATTAATATCTGGATCATTGCGGATAATAGTAAAAAATACAAAGCTTTAGTAAGCTAAAAAAGGACTGCAAAATTGTAGTCCTTTTTTATTTATACAAATGCACTAAAGCCGGTAATAGACCTTCCGACAATCAACGAGTTAATTTCCTTGGTTCCTTCATAAGAGTAGATCGCTTCAGCATCCGCTACAAATCTCGCCACATCATATTCAAGTAAAATCCCGTTCCCACCCATAACCTCTCGTGCTCTGGATACGACATCTCTTGTTCGCATTGTACAGAATACTTTTGCCAAAGATGCATGTTCATCTTTTAAAATTCCTTCATCCTGCATTTCAGACAATCTAAAAACCAATGTCTGCATTGCGGTAAGATTGGATAACATTTCTACCAAATGCCCCTGAATCATTTGAAATGCTGCTATAGGCTTTCCAAACTGTTCTCTTTTTCTCGTGTAATCTAAAGCACTTTCATAAGCTCCTCTGGCACAACCTGTTGCCATCCAAGCCACACCAGCTCTTGTCATTCTTAAAACTTTACCGGTATCTTTGAATGAATTGGCATTTTGTAATCTATTCTCTTCTGTTATTAAACAGTCTTTTAAAGTTATCAACCCATTCTGTACAATCCTTAAAGCCATTTTCCCTTTTATCTTCTCTACTGAAAATCCGGGGTTATCTTTTTCCACAATGAATCCTTTTACTTCACCGCTATCTACATCCCGTGCCCAGATAATAACAAGATCTGCGAACGTAGCATTTCCGATCCATTTTTTTTCACCATTTAATATCCAGCCTTCGGGAGTCTTTTTGCAAGTGGCTGTTAATCCGCCAGCCGCTCCTGAACCAACTTCAGGTTCCGTTAATCCGAATGCTCCAATTTTTTCAAATTTCTGCATTTGTGGAAGCCATTTCTGCTTTTGCTCCTCGGAACCGCAAATATAAATAGAGCCCATTGCCAGTCCTGATTGTACCCCAAAAAATGTAGCAATAGAAGCATCTATCCTTGCCATTTCCATTGCAATAACGCCTTCCATTAAAAATGGCATTCCAGGACATCCGTACCCTTCATAAGTTACTCCACAAATACCCAGTTTTTGAAACTTCGGGATTAATTCAAATGGAAATTCATCTCTTAGCCAATAATGATTTACCAGAGGTTTCACTTCTTTTTCCATAAAAGCTCTTACCTTCAGCTGAATTTCTCTCTGTTCAGGTGTCAATGTATGATAGATATCATAAAAGTCTCCATCTATAGGCGGCAGTTCTTTTTTCTTTTTATTTGGATCAAGCATTTTCATTAACCCTCCCATTTGTTTATCATCCAGTTTTGAAAAATTCTGCATCAACTTTGGAAGATCTACCTTTTGAGATATTGCACTTAATTGATCAAAGTCTATTGATCTGAATAATTCTATCGCGTTTCTGATTTTAGAAAAAGTATTAGACATAGTTATAGTTGTGATTTTGATTTGTAAAAGACATACAAAAATCACTCCGAAATCTACATCATCACCTAAGACATGTTTTACAAAACACTAACTAACAAATAGTTAAACTCATTTTTATGTTTACAAAATTTTTACCTTCAATTTTCAAACATTACAAATGATTCCATCTGAACTTTGAGGTAAGCAAAAACATTAAAAATCAATCTTATGAAAACTACTTACATTAAATTATCACTTTGTGCCCTTACTCTATTAGGAATTTATTCTTGTAAAAAAGGGGAAGCAACAGCAACCGAATATGAAACTTCAGCGGCTGCCGATTCCGCCGCCATTATGACTTCAGATAGTATTTCTTCTGTTGCAACTATGAAAGTAGAAGATAAACAATTCATAAAAACGGCAGATGTAAATATGGAGGTGAAAGATGTTTATGAGGCTACAATTTCGATTGAAAAATCTGTTCAGGATCTGGGTGGATTT is part of the Chryseobacterium paludis genome and encodes:
- a CDS encoding peptidylprolyl isomerase, coding for MAILGQIRNRPWLLMGVIALALLAFLVNPDSIDKVFGKNPDVLGKVNGEKITREEFNDQLFVLQQQADQQGQPKNGLEEQAWQLLVQSKLIKQQFDKMGFEMTDDYFWNQIQYDQMFAQNKQFFDEKGNFKTQELKKQIEELKTSSAEGYNQWLKTRKSVEYRIMARQVFANISTGITTGKKEAEELMRQRDQMADIDFVKVDYTSYLQKNNIKVKTEDLANYIKQHPVMFKAEPSRNIGVVFFPSKPSAADDAAAQKEITKIFSGGTDASGGKENFQNTTNDSMFVMANSDMPFNNQYLKPNQLPQTLQSQIATAAVGQTFGPYKEQNFYVVSKLLGKKTSDSTLSRHILIAFKGSPAGEGVTRSKEDAKKLADSVGAVVKANPAKFTEFLKLSNDPSSAAQGGSLGWTTPETPFVPEFLTYLANNPKGATGVVETQFGYHIINIEDKKPGALGYKVANVVKAIKPSDATEADVDKKARRFIQQVQGKSFNDFVNIAKKGNYQFSNPKSAKRFDGQLQGLGTEKDGEILAWAFDKKRTKGDTEFFTVDGTGDKIVVYLNGKQEKGLADPESVRDQIEVVVKNKLAAKQIADKITAAKASNLDQIAKLFATTKQSAQVNLLNPSVAGSMEPKVAGAAFGVDKSKLSKPVEGGTGVYVLIKKSETVNKQPGDLKQFTESVSQRSAGMFGQAWLKSLQDNAEIDDYRIEIWNKLGNQQQ
- the lon gene encoding endopeptidase La, which gives rise to MTEFEDISLEEMISDGFDIVAEEINLSDFSETDKNSEQKIFPILPVRNMVMFPNVVIPITAGRKASIQLLEEAQKNGDFIGIVSQKNSELEQPTEKDLYHTGTLAKIIKVIKLPEGNITAITKGFHRFKVKKFIETQPYFKAEINKLKDTKAKKQDEYDALLDNIKDLALKIIELDPNIPNAANFAIKNINNNDDLLNFICTNANFPSVEKQKLLEEKSLMERANSCYEKMHEDYRKLELRNQIHQKTSKDLDKQQREYFLNQQIRTIQEELGGGSESDVEDLINKAKAKKWSDEVEEHFLKEINRLQRQNPNSPDYNVQRNYLDFFTDLPWETFTKDIFDIAKAEKVLDKAHFGLEDIKKRILEHMAVLKLKNNMKSPILLLVGPPGVGKTSLGKSVADALGRKYVRLSLGGLHDESEIRGHRKTYIGAMAGRILQSIKKSGTSNPVIVLDEIDKVGQGIHGDPSSALLEVLDPEQNKAFYDNFLEMGYDLSKVMFIATANSLSTIQTPLLDRMEIIQIAGYTMEEKTEIAKRHLIKKQQEENGLNSKSFKLGNAELKHIIEAHTSESGVRTLEKRIASIARWVALQTALLKEYDSKISLEKVDEILGVPRPKSLSEITGVPGVVTGLAWTSVGGDILFIESILSNGKGTLTMTGNLGTVMKESATIALEYIKARHKELGIDQEDIEKKNIHVHVPEGATPKDGPSAGIAMLTSMVSSFKNKKVKPHLAMTGEITLRGKVLPVGGIKEKLLAATRAGIKDVILCEANRKDVEEIKKDYLKDLNVHYVNRMEDVVEIAIEK
- a CDS encoding MauE/DoxX family redox-associated membrane protein, translating into MKAIKFIICLLFGLMFLNAGLDKFLHYMPMPKLTEVQIKLYTAFGEIGWLFPLVGTVEIVGGLLFIFPKTRALGAIVILPVMVGIVLHNAYRDPSTTGIAISLVLFLINIWIIADNSKKYKALVS
- a CDS encoding AI-2E family transporter codes for the protein MNFFKLPFLLKLTLVIMSIIGLGYLLEVGQSILAPFFLAFLMAMLFLPFSNFLEKKLRFPRSVSTMISVTAMLVILAGLIFFFGSQLSSFSKDIPHLRMQFDTVFNGLQNWVSHTFHVKIHEQLDYIDQALNKLLSSSGVILGFTFGIFSTGLGFLLFFILFFIFILNYRRILNNFIVNVFSEKHKASVQEVVSEVRLMTKKYIIGLCIQVIIVSSLTSIVLTILGVKYAILLGVLTGLLNVIPYLGICISLLISCFIAFATATPSTCIYVIIGYIAVHVVDGNIILPFVVGSKVKINALFSFIGIIVGEHLWGISGMFLCIPAIAIIKIIFERVDGLKPWGKLLGEEDRPHKKKKSYKISKNITLKEMD
- a CDS encoding acyl-CoA dehydrogenase family protein gives rise to the protein MSNTFSKIRNAIELFRSIDFDQLSAISQKVDLPKLMQNFSKLDDKQMGGLMKMLDPNKKKKELPPIDGDFYDIYHTLTPEQREIQLKVRAFMEKEVKPLVNHYWLRDEFPFELIPKFQKLGICGVTYEGYGCPGMPFLMEGVIAMEMARIDASIATFFGVQSGLAMGSIYICGSEEQKQKWLPQMQKFEKIGAFGLTEPEVGSGAAGGLTATCKKTPEGWILNGEKKWIGNATFADLVIIWARDVDSGEVKGFIVEKDNPGFSVEKIKGKMALRIVQNGLITLKDCLITEENRLQNANSFKDTGKVLRMTRAGVAWMATGCARGAYESALDYTRKREQFGKPIAAFQMIQGHLVEMLSNLTAMQTLVFRLSEMQDEGILKDEHASLAKVFCTMRTRDVVSRAREVMGGNGILLEYDVARFVADAEAIYSYEGTKEINSLIVGRSITGFSAFV